One part of the Algibacter sp. L1A34 genome encodes these proteins:
- a CDS encoding sialate O-acetylesterase, translating into MKLLAILIICLPISAFADVSLNSLFSDHMVIQRDTEVPIWGWADPNEIITVETSWGASVQVITSLEGTWRADIKTPEAGGPHTITVFSKNKIVINDVLSGDVWICTGQSNMDFSMSKFLRDSRDPKHQPLVEYIRNEVATVNDDWIRHIEVPQATSLYEKKLNFEDHWRSANPEQIGKISATGYFFAKELRKHVNIPIGLLECSWGGTKIQPWISEEAYMADPNMKAYFEASRKESMETIKIMDTEGYVDTVYETQVAEWTAKGEKGKKPKPTVDPRNDRQLPASDYNAMLSAIIPYAIKGGIWYQGESNAEFMPDEYEEYFTAMINSWRAEWEQGDFPFYWVQLAACKRGNDKADKGWATVNDELRRTLKLPNTGMAVLYDIGEPKDVHPHNKMDTGKRLALWALKNDYNIDIPVVSGPLYKSMSVESNKIKIEFTETGSGLMVGNKTLLEDAVSVKEPLKWFEIKGIEGVWKPADAKITSSNTIEVWSNAVLKPKQVRYAWSANPKGANLYNKEGLPAAVFLTE; encoded by the coding sequence ATGAAACTCTTAGCAATTTTAATTATTTGTTTACCGATATCTGCATTTGCAGATGTAAGCTTAAATAGTTTATTTTCCGATCACATGGTAATACAAAGGGATACAGAAGTACCTATTTGGGGTTGGGCAGATCCTAATGAAATTATTACGGTTGAAACAAGTTGGGGAGCATCGGTACAAGTTATTACTAGTTTAGAAGGCACGTGGCGTGCAGATATAAAAACACCCGAAGCTGGAGGGCCACACACAATAACTGTTTTTTCAAAAAATAAAATTGTTATAAATGATGTGTTATCTGGAGATGTTTGGATTTGCACGGGGCAGTCTAATATGGATTTTTCCATGTCGAAATTTTTGCGTGATTCAAGAGACCCAAAACACCAACCGCTAGTAGAATATATTCGTAATGAAGTTGCTACTGTTAATGATGATTGGATTCGCCATATTGAGGTGCCTCAAGCGACATCATTATATGAAAAGAAATTAAATTTTGAAGACCATTGGAGAAGTGCTAATCCAGAACAAATCGGAAAAATCTCTGCAACAGGTTACTTTTTTGCAAAAGAATTACGCAAGCATGTAAATATACCTATCGGATTGTTAGAATGTTCATGGGGTGGAACAAAAATTCAACCATGGATTTCAGAAGAAGCCTATATGGCCGATCCTAATATGAAAGCTTATTTTGAAGCTAGCCGAAAAGAATCGATGGAAACGATTAAAATTATGGATACCGAAGGTTATGTAGATACAGTTTACGAAACGCAAGTAGCCGAATGGACTGCTAAAGGTGAAAAAGGTAAAAAACCAAAGCCAACAGTAGATCCTCGAAATGACAGACAATTGCCAGCATCGGATTATAATGCCATGCTTTCAGCAATAATTCCATACGCTATAAAAGGTGGTATTTGGTATCAAGGAGAAAGTAATGCGGAATTTATGCCAGATGAATATGAAGAATATTTTACTGCCATGATAAATAGTTGGAGAGCAGAATGGGAGCAAGGCGATTTTCCGTTTTACTGGGTGCAGTTAGCAGCTTGCAAACGCGGTAATGATAAAGCCGATAAAGGCTGGGCAACGGTAAATGATGAGTTACGTCGCACGCTAAAATTACCAAACACAGGTATGGCCGTTTTATATGATATTGGAGAACCTAAAGATGTTCACCCTCATAATAAAATGGATACAGGGAAGCGCTTGGCTTTGTGGGCATTAAAAAACGATTACAATATAGATATTCCTGTGGTAAGCGGTCCTTTATACAAATCTATGAGCGTGGAATCTAATAAAATTAAAATAGAATTTACTGAAACTGGTTCGGGTTTAATGGTTGGCAATAAAACACTTCTAGAAGATGCAGTTTCGGTTAAGGAGCCTTTAAAATGGTTTGAAATTAAAGGTATAGAGGGTGTTTGGAAACCTGCTGATGCAAAAATCACTTCAAGCAATACTATTGAAGTTTGGAGTAATGCTGTGTTAAAACCTAAGCAAGTACGATACGCATGGTCTGCAAATCCAAAAGGAGCCAATTTGTATAACAAAGAAGGACTTCCTGCTGCTGTATTTTTAACTGAATAA
- a CDS encoding glycoside hydrolase family 30 protein, whose amino-acid sequence MKSLNVSGKLVLLVVFFLGCQVNFAQKVELIYTTASKRWVKPKKFLQKADATSVNDIIIYTDSLLQVVDGIGGAFNELGWEAIKSLDESGEQEVANALFSKDGCNFSMCRIPIGASDYALSYYSHNDVPGDFVMRDFNIDRDRYILIPYLKEALKVRPNLQIWASPWTPPAWMKVNEHYSLRAGDWNDRANGNRMDPGAQILSNATAFKMQDQYLKAYALYFSKFIQAYKKEGIELFSIQPQNEIAYAPNWPSCTWRAEDFSIFIGDYLGPKLKEDGLDTEIWLGTINWSKPSYVRTILDNKKAAEYIKGVGFQWGGSKAIPAINKEYPDLKYMQTENKCGEGENDWTSFDRSWETLVHFFNNGAGSHMYWNMVLDETGKSAWGWPQNSMVVIDKQTKKITYTDEFYLFKHLSHFVQPGDHFLKSSEGKNHLAFQLKDGRIMVLVNNPDETIKNIKFKVGNQTFVVEVQATSVNTLIINK is encoded by the coding sequence ATGAAATCTTTAAATGTATCTGGTAAACTCGTCTTGTTAGTTGTGTTTTTTTTAGGATGCCAAGTTAATTTTGCTCAAAAAGTAGAATTGATTTATACCACAGCATCCAAACGTTGGGTAAAGCCAAAAAAGTTTTTACAAAAAGCAGATGCAACGTCAGTAAATGATATTATCATATATACCGATAGTTTACTGCAAGTTGTGGATGGTATTGGAGGTGCTTTCAATGAGCTTGGTTGGGAAGCTATCAAATCTCTTGATGAAAGTGGAGAACAAGAGGTTGCCAACGCTTTATTTTCAAAAGATGGTTGTAATTTTTCAATGTGTCGTATTCCAATTGGAGCCTCAGATTATGCTTTAAGTTATTACTCGCACAATGATGTACCAGGAGATTTTGTAATGAGAGATTTTAATATAGATAGAGATCGATATATTCTAATCCCATATTTAAAAGAAGCTTTAAAAGTACGTCCAAATTTACAAATATGGGCATCACCTTGGACACCTCCAGCCTGGATGAAGGTTAACGAACATTATTCTTTACGCGCAGGTGATTGGAATGATCGTGCAAATGGAAATAGAATGGATCCGGGTGCTCAAATCCTGAGTAATGCTACAGCATTTAAAATGCAAGATCAATACTTAAAAGCTTATGCGTTATATTTTTCAAAATTTATTCAAGCTTATAAAAAAGAAGGTATAGAGTTGTTTTCAATTCAACCACAAAATGAAATTGCTTATGCACCAAACTGGCCAAGTTGTACTTGGAGAGCAGAAGATTTTTCAATATTTATTGGAGATTATTTAGGTCCGAAATTAAAAGAAGATGGCTTAGATACCGAAATTTGGTTAGGTACAATTAATTGGAGTAAGCCTAGTTATGTTCGTACTATTTTAGATAATAAAAAAGCAGCTGAATATATTAAAGGTGTTGGTTTTCAATGGGGAGGATCTAAAGCTATTCCCGCTATAAATAAAGAATATCCGGATTTAAAATACATGCAAACGGAGAACAAGTGTGGAGAAGGAGAGAATGATTGGACCTCATTTGATCGCTCTTGGGAAACCTTAGTACATTTTTTTAATAACGGAGCAGGTTCTCATATGTATTGGAATATGGTTTTAGATGAAACAGGAAAAAGTGCTTGGGGATGGCCACAAAATTCAATGGTGGTTATCGATAAGCAAACAAAAAAAATAACTTATACCGATGAGTTTTATCTGTTCAAACATTTATCACATTTCGTTCAACCCGGAGATCACTTTTTAAAATCTTCCGAAGGAAAAAATCATTTAGCTTTTCAGTTAAAAGATGGTCGTATTATGGTTTTAGTGAATAATCCTGATGAAACTATTAAAAATATAAAGTTTAAAGTTGGAAACCAAACGTTTGTTGTCGAAGTACAAGCAACATCTGTGAATACATTAATTATCAACAAGTAA